In one Tessaracoccus palaemonis genomic region, the following are encoded:
- a CDS encoding Trm112 family protein, whose amino-acid sequence MADEALKLSPEFLAIAACPSCHAKFAVDYDAKELICTNQACGLAYPVRDQIPVLLIDQARSTL is encoded by the coding sequence ATGGCCGACGAAGCCCTCAAGCTCTCGCCCGAATTTCTTGCGATCGCGGCATGCCCGTCCTGCCACGCGAAGTTCGCAGTCGACTACGACGCGAAAGAGCTGATCTGCACCAACCAGGCGTGCGGCCTCGCGTACCCCGTGCGTGACCAGATCCCCGTGCTCCTGATCGACCAGGCCCGCTCCACGCTCTGA
- a CDS encoding SIS domain-containing protein, translated as MFDDSRLESTELTDSETLRWLATAGARIRRAAQTRPIGHLDRADRPRGILVLGTEARLVRAVLEPACPVPFMAWPGPGLPAWVGPLDLAVVLGGHDSPEWVLQCAGEAARRGASLIVAAPEDSALAGAIAGFSGASLIPTLDSDPMAAAVAVLAQLGGLGLGPVVHPEQVAEAADLVAEVCGPSSDLSENPGKGLALELADSLPLVWGGTVLAARASRRIAEAFRRASGRPALAADASELSGLLRAIPERDLFADPDDDADVRPALVMLDDDLLPGKLRDTAAGLIRQAESVGVRVTRISSGPEELEATAIERYVTLLQRGLYGAAYLEIGLS; from the coding sequence ATGTTCGACGATTCCCGACTTGAGTCCACCGAGCTGACCGACAGCGAGACGCTGCGCTGGCTCGCCACCGCCGGCGCGCGCATCCGCCGCGCCGCGCAGACCCGGCCCATCGGCCATCTCGACCGCGCCGACCGGCCGCGCGGCATCCTCGTGCTCGGCACGGAGGCCCGCCTCGTCCGCGCGGTCCTCGAGCCGGCCTGCCCCGTCCCGTTCATGGCATGGCCCGGCCCCGGCCTGCCCGCCTGGGTCGGCCCCCTCGACCTCGCCGTCGTCCTCGGCGGCCACGACTCGCCCGAGTGGGTCCTGCAGTGCGCGGGCGAGGCCGCCCGCCGCGGCGCGTCCCTCATCGTCGCCGCGCCCGAGGACTCGGCGCTGGCCGGCGCGATCGCCGGCTTCTCCGGCGCCTCCCTCATCCCGACCCTCGACTCCGACCCGATGGCGGCAGCCGTCGCGGTGCTCGCGCAGCTCGGCGGGCTCGGGCTCGGCCCCGTCGTGCATCCGGAGCAGGTGGCGGAGGCCGCCGACCTGGTCGCCGAGGTGTGCGGCCCCTCCAGCGACCTGTCCGAGAACCCCGGCAAGGGGCTCGCCCTCGAACTGGCCGACTCGCTGCCCCTGGTCTGGGGCGGCACGGTGCTCGCGGCCCGCGCGTCGCGGCGCATCGCCGAGGCCTTCCGGCGTGCCAGCGGCCGCCCGGCCCTGGCCGCCGACGCGTCGGAGCTCAGCGGCCTGCTCCGCGCCATCCCCGAGCGTGACCTGTTCGCCGACCCCGACGACGACGCCGACGTGCGCCCCGCGCTGGTGATGCTCGACGACGACCTGCTGCCCGGCAAGCTCCGGGACACGGCGGCCGGCCTGATCCGCCAGGCCGAGTCCGTCGGCGTGCGCGTCACCCGGATCAGCTCCGGGCCCGAGGAGCTCGAGGCCACGGCCATCGAGCGCTACGTCACCCTCCTGCAGCGCGGCCTGTACGGCGCCGCCTACCTCGAGATCGGACTCAGCTGA
- a CDS encoding type II 3-dehydroquinate dehydratase, which yields MRRVLVLNGPNLGRLGNRQPEVYGATTHAQLADHLVETGARLGLDVEVRQSDHEGEFIGWLHEAADAGADVVLNAGAWTHYSYAVADAAALVGRYVEVHISNVHAREEFRSHSVLSARAAGVIIGCGIGGYDLALAHLASLDG from the coding sequence ATGCGCCGCGTCCTCGTCCTCAACGGCCCGAACCTCGGCAGGCTGGGCAACCGGCAGCCGGAGGTCTACGGAGCCACGACGCACGCCCAGTTGGCCGACCACCTCGTCGAGACGGGGGCGCGCCTCGGTCTGGACGTCGAGGTCCGCCAGAGCGACCACGAGGGCGAGTTCATCGGCTGGCTGCACGAGGCCGCCGACGCCGGCGCCGATGTGGTCCTGAACGCCGGGGCCTGGACCCACTACTCCTATGCCGTCGCCGACGCGGCGGCCCTGGTCGGCCGCTACGTCGAGGTCCACATCTCCAACGTGCACGCCCGCGAGGAGTTCCGCTCGCATTCCGTGCTGTCGGCCAGGGCAGCCGGGGTCATCATCGGCTGCGGCATCGGCGGCTACGACCTGGCGCTCGCGCACCTGGCGTCGCTCGACGGCTGA
- the ahcY gene encoding adenosylhomocysteinase translates to MDYRVADIELAEFGRKEITLAEHEMPGLMAMRERFAAEQPLRGARIAGSLHMTVQTAVLIETLVALGAEVRWASCNIFSTQDHAAAAIAAAGIPVFAWKGETLEEYWECAREILVWPDGRMPNMILDDGGDATLLVHWGVAAQKAGEPAADADGDSHEVTVIKALLRDTFGSIDWVAIADSIQGVTEETTTGVHRLYEMERDGSLLFPAINVNDSVTKSKFDNKYGCRHSLIDGINRATDVLIGGKVAVVCGYGDVGKGCAESLRGQGARVIVTEVDPICALQAAMDGYQVATLDSVIGLGDIFVTCTGCCDVISHEQMAKMKHQAIVGNIGHFDNEIDMAGLEARTDVTRVEIKPQVHEWRFDDGHSILVLSEGRLLNLGNATGHPSFVMSNSFTNQTLAQIELFVRPDEYPVGVYVLPKHLDEEVARLHLGSLGVELSTLTQKQAAYLGVSVEGPFKPDSYRY, encoded by the coding sequence GTGGATTATCGCGTAGCTGACATTGAGCTGGCCGAGTTCGGCCGCAAGGAGATCACGCTCGCCGAGCACGAGATGCCCGGCCTGATGGCGATGCGGGAGCGCTTCGCCGCCGAACAGCCCCTGCGGGGGGCCAGGATCGCAGGTTCCCTGCACATGACCGTGCAGACGGCCGTGCTCATCGAGACCCTCGTCGCGCTGGGCGCCGAGGTGCGCTGGGCCTCCTGCAACATCTTCTCGACCCAGGACCACGCCGCCGCGGCCATCGCCGCCGCCGGCATTCCCGTGTTCGCGTGGAAGGGCGAGACCCTCGAGGAGTACTGGGAGTGCGCCCGCGAGATCCTGGTGTGGCCCGACGGCCGCATGCCGAACATGATCCTCGACGACGGTGGCGACGCGACCCTGCTCGTCCACTGGGGAGTCGCGGCGCAGAAGGCCGGGGAGCCGGCCGCCGACGCGGACGGCGACTCGCACGAGGTGACGGTCATCAAGGCGCTGCTGCGCGACACCTTCGGCAGCATCGACTGGGTCGCCATCGCCGACTCGATCCAGGGCGTGACCGAGGAGACCACCACCGGCGTGCATCGTCTCTACGAGATGGAGCGCGACGGCTCCCTGCTGTTCCCCGCGATCAACGTCAACGACTCCGTCACCAAGTCGAAGTTCGACAACAAGTACGGCTGCCGGCACTCGCTGATCGACGGCATCAACCGCGCCACCGACGTGCTGATCGGCGGCAAGGTCGCCGTCGTCTGCGGCTACGGCGACGTCGGCAAGGGCTGCGCGGAGTCGCTGCGGGGCCAGGGTGCGCGCGTCATCGTGACCGAGGTCGACCCGATCTGCGCGCTGCAGGCCGCCATGGACGGATACCAGGTCGCCACCCTCGACTCCGTCATCGGCCTCGGCGACATCTTCGTCACCTGCACCGGCTGCTGCGACGTCATCTCCCACGAGCAGATGGCGAAGATGAAGCACCAGGCGATCGTCGGCAACATCGGCCACTTCGACAACGAGATCGACATGGCGGGGCTGGAGGCGCGCACCGACGTGACGCGCGTCGAGATCAAGCCGCAGGTGCACGAGTGGCGCTTCGACGACGGACACTCGATCCTTGTGCTGTCCGAGGGGCGCCTGCTCAACCTCGGCAACGCCACGGGCCACCCGTCGTTCGTGATGAGCAACTCGTTCACGAACCAGACGCTCGCCCAGATCGAGCTGTTCGTCCGGCCCGACGAGTACCCCGTCGGCGTGTACGTGCTGCCGAAGCACCTGGACGAGGAGGTCGCCCGGCTGCACCTCGGGTCGCTGGGCGTCGAGCTGTCCACGCTCACGCAGAAGCAGGCGGCCTACCTCGGCGTCAGCGTCGAAGGGCCGTTCAAGCCGGACAGCTACCGCTACTGA
- a CDS encoding DUF3039 domain-containing protein → MSELAPGSQTVLDERTELFEDGDQDRFSHYVPKDKLVAAMVNGTPVVALCGKVWVPTKNPEKYPVCPECKEIWQSLHPGK, encoded by the coding sequence ATGAGTGAACTGGCCCCCGGCTCCCAGACAGTCCTCGACGAGCGCACTGAGCTGTTCGAGGACGGCGATCAGGATCGCTTCTCGCACTATGTCCCGAAGGACAAGCTCGTTGCCGCCATGGTCAACGGGACCCCCGTCGTCGCACTCTGCGGCAAGGTCTGGGTGCCGACGAAGAACCCGGAGAAGTACCCGGTCTGCCCGGAATGCAAGGAGATCTGGCAGTCCCTGCACCCCGGGAAGTGA
- a CDS encoding MFS transporter, translated as MQQRTALIVGIMLAVLAAAFQTIGLATALPTIMNHFGAAQLYPWAFTTIVTGMLVATVVAGRVADTRGPAWPMYVGFAMFLVGLVLGMTAPNVWLILLARLVQGLGAGALNLTLSVVVAHGFPAEQRPRAMALVSFCWLLPAFVGPPFAAWLTHHSWRLVFAAMIPLVLVSVLCTLPGVRAVQASFVPDEEEVPPVAVGPLASVALAPSLILLAGQGLGVWSVVTAVVGAGLLAWGLPRILAPAARGFGAGLPSVVLTRALQAGSFFAAETILLVVLQDLRGLSPLEVGFALTVGSLGWFVGSWLQAQGWVPLSRDGFVTAGAVLSALGIGWLTVFAWNLQIPLVAGLLGWVVGGIGMGLTMPSTAVATMTLSGSFEQGRNQSSLQVAESVGNSVVTAVAGAIYTALLLADPLQLAYTTALGAVLVLSVASVLASRRIGHIANELRAG; from the coding sequence ATGCAGCAACGCACAGCGCTGATCGTCGGCATCATGCTTGCCGTGCTGGCCGCCGCGTTCCAGACCATCGGACTGGCCACGGCGCTGCCGACGATCATGAACCACTTCGGCGCCGCGCAGCTCTATCCGTGGGCGTTCACGACGATCGTCACGGGGATGCTGGTCGCCACCGTCGTGGCGGGCAGGGTCGCCGACACCCGAGGACCGGCGTGGCCGATGTACGTCGGCTTCGCCATGTTCCTCGTCGGCCTGGTGCTGGGGATGACGGCCCCGAACGTGTGGCTCATCCTGCTCGCGCGCCTGGTGCAGGGCCTCGGCGCCGGCGCGCTGAACCTGACGCTGTCGGTGGTGGTCGCGCACGGGTTCCCGGCCGAGCAGCGTCCGCGGGCGATGGCGCTCGTGTCGTTCTGCTGGCTGCTGCCGGCCTTCGTCGGCCCGCCGTTCGCCGCCTGGCTGACGCACCACAGCTGGCGGCTGGTCTTCGCCGCCATGATCCCGCTCGTGCTGGTGTCAGTGCTCTGCACGCTGCCGGGCGTGCGGGCGGTGCAGGCGTCCTTCGTGCCGGACGAGGAGGAGGTCCCACCGGTGGCCGTCGGCCCGCTGGCGTCGGTCGCGCTGGCGCCGTCGCTGATCCTGCTCGCCGGGCAGGGGCTCGGGGTCTGGTCCGTTGTCACGGCCGTGGTCGGCGCGGGGCTGCTCGCCTGGGGGCTGCCCCGGATCCTGGCACCTGCGGCACGCGGGTTCGGGGCAGGCCTGCCGTCGGTCGTGCTGACCAGGGCCCTGCAGGCCGGCTCGTTCTTCGCGGCCGAGACGATCCTGCTCGTCGTGCTGCAGGACCTGCGCGGCCTCTCGCCGCTCGAAGTTGGCTTCGCACTCACCGTCGGCTCGCTCGGCTGGTTCGTCGGCTCCTGGCTGCAGGCCCAGGGCTGGGTACCGCTGAGCCGTGACGGGTTCGTGACGGCCGGAGCCGTGCTCTCGGCGCTCGGCATCGGCTGGCTCACTGTGTTCGCGTGGAACCTGCAGATCCCGCTGGTCGCGGGGCTGCTGGGCTGGGTCGTCGGCGGCATCGGCATGGGTCTGACGATGCCGAGCACGGCCGTGGCGACCATGACGCTGTCCGGCAGCTTCGAGCAGGGCCGCAACCAGTCGTCGCTGCAGGTCGCGGAGTCGGTGGGCAACTCGGTCGTCACGGCCGTCGCGGGGGCGATCTACACCGCGCTGCTGCTGGCCGACCCGCTGCAGCTGGCCTACACCACGGCGCTCGGGGCCGTGCTGGTTCTGAGCGTCGCCTCGGTCCTCGCCAGCCGACGCATCGGGCACATCGCCAACGAACTGCGCGCCGGCTAG
- a CDS encoding serine/threonine-protein kinase, whose product MEMIGRYRITGRIGSGSFATVYRGQDDTLDVPVAVKVLADNWATNDDVRARFLAEARLLRRISDERIVRVYDIGTTDRGQPYFVMDLANGGSLDQLRKRLVAPGLALRLCAEAARALEVMHRHQLVHRDITPGNILLTNTPGGVRVMLADLGVAKSLLDDYRDTMTAGTPAYMALEQANSTGLDQRSDIYSLACVTYALLTGHPPFPVKTLAELLNRNHAIGPAPIAAQIGAPQQLDQVLASALSADPNRRPQTALQFADALDTLAAALPGGDAYRPRPLSAPSTPTVPLPAAPAPIDTLPAGPRHPGSLMPRSETPTSMLDSYLGKGRYRPAKTRETHSLWFHVWVTASAILLLALTLWLTVYVLTR is encoded by the coding sequence ATGGAGATGATTGGGCGTTACCGGATCACTGGCCGCATCGGCTCGGGGTCCTTCGCGACCGTTTACCGGGGCCAGGACGACACTCTCGACGTGCCGGTCGCGGTGAAGGTGCTCGCCGACAACTGGGCCACGAACGACGACGTACGGGCCCGCTTCCTCGCCGAGGCCCGACTGCTGCGGCGCATCTCCGACGAGCGCATCGTCCGCGTCTACGACATCGGCACCACCGACCGCGGGCAGCCGTACTTCGTGATGGATCTGGCCAACGGAGGCAGCCTCGATCAGCTCCGTAAGAGGCTCGTCGCCCCAGGGCTCGCCCTCAGGCTGTGCGCGGAGGCCGCGCGCGCACTGGAGGTGATGCACCGCCACCAGCTCGTGCACCGCGACATCACCCCCGGCAACATCCTGCTCACCAACACGCCGGGCGGCGTGCGGGTGATGCTGGCCGACCTCGGCGTCGCGAAATCGCTGCTGGACGACTACCGCGACACGATGACGGCGGGCACCCCCGCGTACATGGCGCTGGAGCAGGCGAACTCGACGGGCCTCGACCAACGCTCCGACATCTACTCGCTGGCCTGCGTCACCTACGCCCTGCTCACCGGACACCCACCCTTCCCTGTCAAGACGCTGGCCGAGCTGCTGAACCGGAACCACGCCATCGGCCCGGCCCCCATCGCAGCCCAGATCGGGGCCCCCCAGCAGCTCGACCAGGTACTGGCCTCCGCACTGTCCGCCGACCCGAACCGCCGTCCGCAGACCGCGTTGCAGTTCGCGGATGCCCTCGACACCCTGGCCGCAGCCCTCCCCGGCGGGGACGCGTACCGGCCCCGCCCGCTGTCCGCACCGAGCACGCCGACGGTGCCGCTGCCGGCGGCTCCCGCACCCATCGACACCCTGCCAGCGGGCCCCCGACACCCCGGCAGCCTCATGCCGCGCTCCGAGACCCCGACGTCGATGCTAGACAGCTACCTCGGGAAGGGTCGCTACCGGCCGGCGAAGACCAGGGAGACGCACTCGCTGTGGTTCCACGTGTGGGTCACGGCGTCGGCGATCCTGCTGCTCGCGCTGACTCTCTGGCTCACCGTGTACGTGCTGACGCGCTAG
- a CDS encoding RDD family protein encodes MTNAPQQPPAGWYPDPAGTDAERFWDGVAWSQATRDRYEEQPPAPPQPGYGQQTYGQQGWGPQGFGQQNQGYGYATQQPSPYAVAALPRVAGFGWRLLGFVLDNILINIVVSFIASAVGVNSMLSGATDRWAREFVLYSEGPATGPLPMPDNEFWLAILYSALLTLVIYGIYRTAMLGTLGATLGQAALGLRTVRLGDDQAGKLSWGTAILRGFLGAFIYGIGILTIVTGICALASRNKQTLSDMASKTQVLKVR; translated from the coding sequence ATGACTAACGCGCCTCAGCAGCCCCCCGCGGGATGGTATCCGGACCCTGCCGGGACGGATGCGGAACGCTTCTGGGACGGCGTCGCCTGGTCGCAGGCAACGCGTGACCGGTACGAGGAGCAGCCGCCCGCCCCGCCTCAGCCGGGTTACGGCCAGCAGACCTACGGCCAGCAGGGCTGGGGGCCGCAGGGTTTCGGCCAGCAGAATCAGGGCTACGGCTACGCGACACAGCAGCCCTCGCCGTACGCGGTTGCGGCCCTGCCGCGCGTCGCGGGCTTCGGCTGGCGCCTCCTCGGATTCGTGCTCGACAACATCCTGATCAACATCGTGGTGAGCTTCATCGCGAGCGCTGTGGGGGTGAACTCCATGCTCTCGGGGGCCACCGACCGGTGGGCCCGTGAGTTCGTCCTCTACTCCGAGGGCCCTGCGACGGGCCCGCTGCCGATGCCGGACAACGAGTTCTGGCTGGCGATCCTGTACTCGGCGCTGCTGACGCTGGTCATCTACGGCATCTACCGCACGGCGATGCTCGGCACGCTCGGCGCGACGCTCGGTCAGGCGGCCCTCGGGCTGCGCACGGTGCGGCTGGGCGACGACCAGGCGGGGAAGCTCAGCTGGGGCACCGCCATCCTGCGCGGGTTCCTCGGCGCCTTCATCTACGGCATCGGGATCCTGACCATCGTCACGGGCATCTGCGCACTCGCGTCCCGCAACAAGCAGACCCTCTCCGACATGGCGTCGAAGACGCAGGTCCTCAAGGTCCGCTGA
- the malQ gene encoding 4-alpha-glucanotransferase has product MTDLSPGLQRLADHFGIAREFWDWKGRHVDIPVSTLVEVLAAFDIDASTPQAADDAWQRVVDDSWRRVLPPCTVAEEGHGIHVDVHVPAGSGLEVHVVLESGETRPAWQSDNDTGDRVVDGEAIGEATFWLGSDLPTGYHHVVATTATGVHRASVIVTPGFVGFPPAMRDQRIWGYGTQLYSVASRSSWGIGDLADLADLISWSGTRQFAGYVLINPLHAAETVTPLEPSPYLPASRRFINPIYIRPEAIDEYATLGRGARQQVKALRKRAAALGRESGIVERNGIWPLKLEALRLIHAEGMRAARRIAYDDFRRREGVGLRNFATWSALCEQHGQRWREWPEELQRPSSPAVVEFAEDNAEEIDFFEWLQWVAQTQISAAQAVAAEVGMPVGIVTDLAVGINREGAETWMMPDVFANSMSVGAPPDQYNQAGQDWGQPPWRPDRLAELAYAPFRAMVSAALRRVGGLRVDHIIGLFRLWWVPRGGGPTQGTYVRNNHEALVGILALEAQRAQALVVGEDLGTVEPWVRDYLARRGILGTSVLWFEAGQQGEPLDAQWWREYCMASVTTHDLPPTLGYLDGEHVRIRDDLGLLTEPLDDELRVAGRERAAWLGKLVDSRVLAPDRVDDSTEVMLALHRYLLLTPSKVLLANLTDAVGERRAQNMPGTVDEYPNWRVPLHDAEGRRIELEDVFSARLPQRLAAVMNGLPEQPASRWERR; this is encoded by the coding sequence ATGACTGACCTGAGCCCCGGCCTGCAGCGCCTGGCCGACCACTTCGGGATCGCCCGTGAGTTCTGGGACTGGAAGGGTCGCCACGTCGACATCCCCGTGAGCACGCTCGTCGAGGTGCTCGCGGCCTTCGACATCGACGCGAGCACCCCGCAGGCGGCCGACGACGCCTGGCAGCGCGTGGTCGACGACTCCTGGCGCCGCGTCCTGCCGCCCTGCACCGTCGCGGAGGAGGGCCACGGCATCCACGTCGACGTGCACGTGCCGGCCGGGTCCGGCCTCGAGGTGCATGTCGTGCTGGAGAGCGGCGAGACCCGGCCAGCATGGCAGAGCGACAACGACACCGGTGACCGCGTCGTCGACGGCGAGGCGATCGGCGAGGCCACGTTCTGGCTCGGCTCCGACCTGCCCACCGGCTACCACCACGTCGTCGCCACGACCGCCACCGGCGTCCACCGGGCCTCCGTCATCGTGACCCCCGGGTTCGTGGGCTTCCCTCCCGCGATGCGCGACCAGCGCATCTGGGGCTACGGCACCCAGCTGTACTCCGTGGCGTCGCGCTCCTCGTGGGGCATCGGCGACCTGGCGGACCTCGCGGACCTCATCAGCTGGTCCGGCACCCGCCAGTTCGCCGGCTACGTGCTGATCAACCCGCTGCACGCCGCAGAGACGGTGACCCCGCTCGAGCCGTCGCCGTACCTGCCGGCCAGCCGCCGCTTCATCAACCCGATCTACATCCGGCCCGAGGCCATCGACGAGTACGCCACGCTGGGTCGCGGCGCCCGGCAGCAGGTCAAGGCGCTGCGCAAGCGGGCGGCCGCGCTCGGCCGCGAGTCCGGCATCGTCGAGCGCAACGGCATCTGGCCGCTGAAGCTGGAGGCGCTGCGCCTGATTCACGCCGAGGGCATGCGCGCCGCCCGCCGCATCGCCTACGACGACTTCCGCCGCCGCGAGGGCGTCGGGCTGCGCAACTTCGCGACCTGGAGTGCGCTGTGCGAGCAGCACGGCCAGCGCTGGCGCGAGTGGCCCGAGGAGCTGCAGCGGCCGAGCTCGCCCGCCGTGGTCGAGTTCGCAGAGGACAACGCCGAGGAGATCGACTTCTTCGAGTGGCTGCAGTGGGTCGCCCAGACGCAGATCTCCGCCGCGCAGGCGGTCGCCGCCGAGGTCGGCATGCCCGTCGGCATCGTGACCGACCTCGCCGTCGGCATCAACCGCGAGGGCGCCGAGACCTGGATGATGCCAGACGTCTTCGCGAACAGCATGAGCGTCGGCGCACCTCCCGACCAGTACAACCAGGCGGGCCAGGACTGGGGCCAGCCGCCGTGGCGCCCCGACCGGCTCGCCGAACTGGCCTACGCGCCCTTCCGGGCGATGGTCTCCGCCGCGCTGCGCCGCGTCGGCGGCCTGCGCGTGGATCACATCATCGGCCTGTTCCGCCTGTGGTGGGTGCCGCGCGGCGGCGGCCCGACGCAGGGGACCTACGTCCGCAACAACCACGAGGCGCTGGTCGGCATCCTCGCGCTGGAGGCCCAGCGCGCCCAGGCCCTGGTCGTCGGAGAGGACCTCGGCACCGTCGAGCCGTGGGTCCGCGACTACCTCGCACGCCGCGGCATCCTCGGCACCTCCGTGCTGTGGTTCGAGGCGGGGCAGCAGGGCGAGCCGCTCGACGCGCAGTGGTGGCGCGAATACTGCATGGCCTCGGTCACGACACACGATCTTCCCCCGACGCTCGGCTACCTCGACGGCGAGCACGTCCGCATCCGCGACGACCTGGGGCTGCTGACGGAGCCGCTCGACGACGAGCTGCGCGTCGCCGGGCGGGAGCGCGCCGCCTGGCTGGGCAAGCTCGTCGACTCACGTGTGCTCGCGCCCGACAGGGTCGACGACAGCACCGAGGTGATGCTCGCGCTGCACCGCTACCTGCTGCTCACGCCGTCGAAGGTGTTGCTCGCCAACCTCACCGACGCGGTGGGGGAGCGGCGCGCCCAGAACATGCCCGGCACGGTCGACGAGTACCCCAACTGGCGCGTGCCGCTGCACGACGCCGAGGGGCGCCGCATCGAACTGGAGGACGTGTTCTCCGCCCGGCTGCCCCAGAGGCTCGCCGCCGTGATGAACGGGCTACCCGAGCAGCCGGCGTCGCGGTGGGAGCGCCGCTGA
- a CDS encoding nicotinate phosphoribosyltransferase, with the protein MTSALLTDHYELTMVQAARKAGTAGRRSLFDLFTRRLPEGRRYGVVAGLGRVIEEIERFTFGDEELGFLRSGGVIDDDLAHWLAGYRFTGDIWGYPEGEVYFPGSPVLSVEGTFAEACILETVLLSVYNHDSAIAAAASRMTAMAGSRSCAEMGSRRTHEDAAVAAARASYLAGFGSTSNLEAGRRYGIPTIGTAAHSFTLLFDSEEEAFAAQLEALGNDTTLLVDTYDVETAIRTAVRLTDGRLGAIRLDSGDLAITARQARDLLDDLGATRTRIMVTSDLDEWQIAMLQGAPVDGYGVGTSLVTGSGHPTCGFVYKLVARAASDEPGAEMVPVGKKSKGKNTLGGRKFAMRRRGADGRAEAEIIGLGAAPVNDGDDRDLLVPVYRGGDLVYTATLDDARVRHAESLAELPLAARRISRGEPAIETIILDAAGAETTNPYQAAPVVTNL; encoded by the coding sequence ATGACTTCGGCACTGCTGACGGACCACTACGAGCTGACGATGGTGCAGGCCGCGCGCAAGGCGGGCACCGCCGGGCGCCGCAGCCTGTTCGACCTGTTCACCCGACGTCTCCCGGAGGGTCGCCGCTACGGCGTGGTCGCCGGGCTCGGCCGGGTGATCGAGGAGATCGAGAGGTTCACTTTCGGCGACGAGGAGCTGGGCTTCCTGCGCTCGGGCGGGGTCATCGACGACGACCTGGCGCACTGGCTCGCCGGCTACCGCTTCACCGGCGACATCTGGGGCTATCCCGAGGGGGAGGTCTACTTCCCCGGCTCCCCCGTCCTCTCGGTCGAGGGCACCTTCGCCGAGGCATGCATCCTCGAGACGGTCCTGCTCAGCGTCTACAACCACGACTCCGCCATCGCGGCGGCCGCGTCGCGCATGACGGCGATGGCGGGCAGCCGCTCCTGCGCCGAGATGGGGTCACGCCGCACGCACGAGGACGCCGCCGTCGCCGCCGCCCGCGCCTCATACCTCGCCGGCTTCGGGTCCACCTCCAACCTCGAGGCGGGTCGCCGCTACGGCATCCCGACCATCGGCACCGCCGCCCACTCCTTCACTCTGCTGTTCGACTCCGAGGAGGAGGCGTTCGCAGCCCAGCTTGAGGCGCTGGGCAACGACACCACCCTGCTGGTCGACACCTACGACGTCGAGACGGCCATCCGCACCGCCGTCCGGCTGACCGACGGCCGGCTCGGCGCGATCCGGCTCGACTCCGGCGACCTCGCCATCACCGCACGTCAGGCGCGCGACCTGCTCGACGACCTCGGCGCGACGCGGACCCGGATCATGGTGACCTCGGACCTCGACGAGTGGCAGATCGCGATGCTGCAGGGCGCCCCCGTCGACGGCTACGGCGTGGGCACGTCGCTCGTGACCGGGTCCGGGCACCCGACCTGCGGCTTCGTCTACAAGCTGGTGGCCCGCGCCGCCTCCGACGAGCCGGGCGCCGAGATGGTGCCGGTCGGGAAGAAGTCCAAGGGCAAGAACACGCTGGGCGGCCGCAAGTTCGCGATGCGCCGGCGGGGCGCCGACGGCCGGGCTGAGGCGGAGATCATCGGGCTGGGCGCCGCTCCCGTCAACGACGGCGACGACCGCGACCTGCTCGTGCCCGTCTACCGCGGGGGCGACCTGGTCTACACCGCGACGCTGGACGACGCGCGGGTGCGGCACGCCGAGTCGCTGGCGGAGCTGCCGCTCGCGGCCCGCCGCATCTCCCGCGGCGAGCCGGCGATCGAGACGATCATCCTGGACGCGGCCGGGGCCGAGACCACCAACCCGTACCAGGCGGCGCCGGTGGTCACGAACCTCTGA
- the clpS gene encoding ATP-dependent Clp protease adapter ClpS, translating to MTAVPSSGAEVVERPQEAPHEVRAWVTIVWDDPVNLMSYVTYVFQEYFRYPRTKAEKLMLRVHQEGKAVVSTGNREEMERDVLAMQGYNLWATMEPA from the coding sequence ATGACCGCAGTACCTTCCTCCGGCGCCGAGGTCGTCGAACGCCCCCAGGAGGCCCCGCACGAGGTCCGAGCCTGGGTGACCATCGTGTGGGACGACCCCGTCAACCTGATGAGCTACGTCACCTACGTGTTCCAGGAGTACTTCAGGTACCCGCGGACGAAGGCGGAGAAGCTGATGCTGCGGGTCCACCAGGAGGGAAAGGCGGTCGTGTCGACCGGCAACCGCGAGGAGATGGAGCGCGACGTGCTCGCGATGCAGGGCTACAACCTCTGGGCCACCATGGAGCCGGCATGA